The following coding sequences are from one Amyelois transitella isolate CPQ chromosome 23, ilAmyTran1.1, whole genome shotgun sequence window:
- the LOC106130648 gene encoding fumarate hydratase, mitochondrial-like, which translates to MLAYSMRKLSLTLNSNSKNLKHIFESIKRCEFSTTNIIRRKEKDTFGELDVPDDKLYGAQTVRSVMNFPIGGIEERMPYPVIIAFGILKKAAAKVNIEFGLDQKIADAIITACDDVISGKLYREEHFPLVIWQTGSGTQSNMNTNEVISNRAIQILGGTLGSKTPVHPNDHVNKSQSSNDTYPTAMHIAVAMELRDRLMPGLVALKETLSNKSKEFDKIIKIGRTHLMDAVPLTLGQEFSGYVTQLEFGIQRVCACLPRLHYLALGGTAVGTGLNTRIGFAEKCAEEIAKLTGIPFETAPNKFEALAAHDAMVEVSGALNTIAVSLMKIVNDIRLLASGPRCGLAELLLPENEPGSSIMPGKVNPTQCESLTMIAAQVMGNHVACTVGGSNGHFELNVFKPMMVANVLRSITLIGDGCQAFNKNCAVGIEANTKQIDKIMRESLMLVTALNPHIGYDKAAQIAKTAHKEGGNLKETAIKLGILTAEQFDQWVKPENMLGPK; encoded by the coding sequence atgttaGCTTATTCTATGCGCAAACTATCATTAACATTGAACAGTAACTCTAAGAACCTAAAACACATTTTCGAGTCGATAAAAAGATGCGAATTTTccactacaaatattatacGGAGAAAAGAAAAGGATACGTTTGGTGAATTGGACGTACCGGATGATAAACTTTATGGAGCCCAAACCGTCAGGTCTGTCATGAATTTCCCCATTGGCGGCATAGAAGAGCGTATGCCATACCCTGTCATCATCGCATTCGGTATACTGAAAAAGGCTGCCGCCAAGGTAAACATTGAATTTGGCCTTGATCAAAAAATCGCCGATGCCATCATCACGGCGTGTGATGATGTCATTTCTGGTAAGCTGTACCGCGAAGAACACTTTCCTTTAGTTATATGGCAGACGGGATCAGGAACACAGTCCAACATGAATACCAATGAGGTGATCTCCAATCGTGCCATACAGATCTTAGGAGGCACGCTCGGCAGCAAAACCCCTGTTCATCCAAATGACCACGTGAATAAATCGCAAAGCTCAAACGATACTTACCCTACTGCTATGCATATAGCTGTAGCCATGGAACTTAGAGATCGGCTTATGCCTGGTCTAGTAGCTCTGAAAGAAACGCTATCAAACAAGTCGAAAGAGTTCGACAAGATCATTAAGATTGGCAGAACACATCTTATGGACGCAGTGCCGTTAACCTTAGGGCAAGAATTCAGCGGCTATGTAACACAACTTGAGTTTGGAATCCAAAGAGTGTGTGCGTGTCTACCGAGGTTACACTACTTAGCATTGGGGGGTACCGCAGTGGGCACTGGACTTAACACTAGAATCGGATTCGCTGAGAAATGCGCTGAAGAGATTGCTAAACTTACAGGCATCCCGTTCGAGACTGCACCAAACAAATTCGAAGCGCTAGCTGCACACGATGCCATGGTCGAAGTTTCAGGAGCATTGAATACCATTGCAGTTTCACTTATGAAAATTGTTAATGATATTCGCTTGCTGGCCTCTGGTCCGAGGTGTGGTCTTGCGGAGTTACTTTTACCAGAAAATGAGCCAGGATCATCAATCATGCCTGGGAAAGTGAACCCTACGCAATGCGAATCGCTCACAATGATCGCAGCACAAGTGATGGGGAACCACGTGGCCTGTACGGTTGGCGGGAGTAATGGGCACTTCGAGCTCAATGTCTTCAAACCTATGATGGTAGCTAACGTTCTTCGTTCAATCACACTAATCGGCGACGGATGCCAAGCTTTCAACAAAAACTGTGCAGTGGGCATTGAAGctaatacaaaacaaatagataaaatcaTGCGTGAGTCTCTTATGCTGGTTACCGCTCTGAACCCTCACATTGGGTATGACAAGGCCGCACAAATTGCGAAGACAGCTCACAAAGAAGGCGGGAACCTCAAGGAAACTGCTATCAAACTTGGTatcctaacagctgaacaatTCGACCAATGGGTTAAACCAGAGAATATGCTTGGACCCAAATAA